The genomic segment TTGGTGGCGTCGTCCGGGTACTGGACCTGGACTCCCTTGACGAGCTGATCATTGAACGACTCGACGGCACCGAGGTTAAAGACGAGGTTGTTGTAGTCGGTCTTGCTCGTCTTCGCGAGCTCCGGGAAGGTCGCTCCGAACCGGAAGACTGCCTGCGGCTGGATCTCGTCGACGAGCGCCTGGTACGCCTTGTTGTCGCGCCGGAACCGGTGCGGCTCATCGATGATGACAATCGGTCGTGTCTCTCGCAGCGCCTCGTAGGGGACGCTGGCGGTGCCCATGACGGTTTGGTCGTAGTCCGCTGCCATCGTCTTCTTCGACAGGAGCATCCCGTCGGTCATGAGGAGAGCGGATATACGTCCAGGAGCGAGCCGTGAGCTCTGAGCAAAACTCACGATGGATTTGGGCATCATCTTGCGACCCCTGGACCGCTTCTGCGCGTCGAGCACGTCCAGACGTAGGTCCATCTGCTGGCCGTAGGCGTCGTCGAAGTACCTGCGAGCGTAATCCGACTGGATGAACGCCTTCGCGCCTTCCTTGATCGGCGTCGACGGCACGAGGACGATGAACTTCGTGAACCTGTAGAGCCTGTTTAGCTCGTACATGAGCTGCGTGTAGACCAGGGTCTTCCCGGTTCCGGTCTCCATCTTGGCGTCGACGCCGAGCACACCGTCGTCAACGCGGCTCCGCCAGGCCTTCGGGATCGCCGCGATGCCGTCGCCGACCCCAGACTGGATCTCCGCGATGTTCTCGCGGATCTGCGGGTCGGCCGGGTCGAAACCGACGTTGGCCTCGAGCGGCGTGCTCGTGTCGAGTTCGACGCCCTTGAAGACGTGGGTCAGCGCCGTCAGGGCACGCTGCTGGTGCTCCAGCGTCTGAAGTCGGATCTGCATCGGTCAGTACCGCTCGATCACGGTGACGGTCTGCCCCGACCGGAGCGATCGCAGGTTCTGCTTCAGCTCGTGCATGACCGAGAACGACACCGAGTAGCCGAAAATGACGAGTCGCTTGAGGTCGAGCTCACCGGCCTCGAGCTTCGCCACGAGAGCCATCGCATCCGCGCTCGACAGCCCGGGCTCGATGACGTACCCAGTGTCGTCGCACACCTGGAGCTCGTACTCGTCGAGCTCGACACAGGTGACCTCAGCAGTCAGACCGAAGCCGTCTTCGACCAGCCACGTCGCGAGTGCCACCTGGGCACCGGGCGTGCCGTCGAAAGCGAACTTCGACACGAAGTCATCTAGGAGCAGGGTCTCCTCGTTCGGATCGAACGACTGCATCTCGTCGAGAGTCTTGACACTCGGTTCCTGCAGACGGAAGAGCTTGAAACCTGTATCGATGGCAGCACCAGTCTCGTTCTTGACTTTGATCGCAGCCTTCGTGATTCTTGCTCGCCCGATTTCATCAATGGTGCGGTAGCCGGCGGCATAGGCCGCATCCCCACTGTCAATCACGTCAGGAATCTGCACCATGATGAACTTCCGCGAACCATCATCGAAGGCGTTCGCGCGCATGACCGCCTCAGCGGTTGTACCTGACCCTGAAAAGAAGTCCATGACTATATCCTGGGGCCCCGCCCCAAGTTGTACGACCTCTTCGAGAAGTGGTGTGGGCTTCGGATAGCTTGCGATATCACCCGCAAGAAGTTCCTTGACCTCCTGCGTCCCTACCTGTTGATTGAAGCCCTTATCATCCCAGATTGTGAAGGACTTCTTTGTTCGCTCAATCAGACCGTCCCGATTGAGGTAGTCCTTCACCGAGATGTCATACTCGCCGCGTCGAGCAACGAACTTCGCGACGAGACGATCTGTCTCAGCGAGGCATTTGACCTTCCCCCACATCCAGCGGCCATCCCGGCCATCGGACTTACGGGGTAGCACTTCATGCCACCCCGCCTGCTCCGCCAACGAGATCTCCTCAGATTCAGGATTCACGTAGATCGGAAAAAACATGTCCGGACGATCCTCACGCAACGAGGCTACGCCGCGTTGACGAAGACCTAGGAGACGATAGTTTCCGTTCTCATCCTCAAACTTGTATTCATCGCGTTGCGCCTGGGTGAGCCGCTTTCCCCCGATACCTGCAGTCGCAGCAGCCTTTGAGTAGATCAGGATGTAGTCATGGACAGGAGCAATAGATGTATTTGACTGTCGGCCACGCGGGTTATTCTTGACAGCCACTGTTGCGACGAACCCCTGCTCGCCGAAGACCTCGTCGCACAACGCCTTGAGGTTGGCCTGCTCGTTGTCATCGATACTGACGAAGATGACGCCGTCATCGGTGAGGAGTTCCTTCGCAAGATCAAGGCGTGGGTACATAAACGTGAGCCACGCTGAGTGCGAAGACTTACCCTGGAGCGCTATCACGCGCTGGGCTTCGTCCTCGTCAAGACCCACCTTCTCGACCAAGTCCTTCGCCGTGAAGCCGAAGTCGTCAACATAGACGAAGCCGTCAGAGCCGGTGTTGTACGGAGGATCGATGTAGATGCACTTGACCTTGCCGGCGTACGAACCCAGCAGATGCTTGAGTGCATCCAGGTTGTCCCCGACGATGTAGAGGTTCTCCGACCCGGCGTTCGTCGCCTCGGCGTTGTGCTCGACGTCAGGAACCACGACCGTCTCGGTCCGCGTCGATGTCAGATACTTGGCGTACGACTTCCCCAGGAACTTGAGCTCGTAGCCTTCGCGCGTCATCGACACGTCGGCCGAGCTCAGCGCCTCCTGAAGGCGGTCGAGCCTGAAGTCGCCGTCCTTGTCGAAGTACCCTGGCAAGGCCGCACGGAGACGCGTCAGCTCGAAGTCGTTCGGCCTCGCGGCCTCGTTCGCCTCGTGCGCATCCCTGATCACTTCTTACCCCCAGATGTAAGACCTGTCCTAAACTCCACCACGTCGCCGTCCTGCATGACGTAGTCCTTGCCCTCCAGGCGCGCCTTGCCGGCCTCGCGGGCGGCCTTGACTGAGCCCAGGTCGACGAGGTCCTGGTAGCTGATCACCTCGGCCTTGATGAAGCCCTTCTGGAAGTCGGTGTGGATCACGCCGGCGGCCTCGGGGGCTGTGGCGCCCTTGGGGATGGTCCAGGCGCGGCACTCCTTGGGGCCTGCGGTCAGGTAGCTCTGCAGGCCGAGGGTGTCGTAGCCGACGCGGGCCAGCACATCCAGGCCGGGTTCGGTGACGCCGGCCTCCTCCAGGAATTCGCGGGCCTCGTCCTCTTCCATCTCGGTCAGCTCGGCCTCGAACTTGGCGTCCAGGAAGATGGCCTCGGCGGGGGCGACGACGGCCCGCATCTTCTCCTTGAGCTCGTCATTGGCCAGTTCGTCCTGGTCGCAGTTGAAGACGTAGATGAAGGGCTTGGCCGTAAGCAGCATCAGTTCGCGCAGCTCTTCGGTGTCCATGCCGGAGGCGAAGATGGTCTGCCCGGAGTTGAGGACTTCCTGTGCCTTGAGCATCGCCTCCAGCTTGGGGCGCGTCTCCTTCTTGATCCGCGCCTCCTTCTCCACTCGCGGCACGGCCTTCTCCAGCGTCTGGAGGTCCGCGAGGATCAGCTCGGTGGTGACGGTGTCGATGTCATTGGCGGGGTTGACCCGGCCGTCGACGTGGGTGACGTCCTCGTCGACGAAGACGCGGGTCACCTGGCAGATGGCGTCGGCCTCGCGGATGTTGGCGAGGAAGGCATTGCCCATGCCCTCGCCCTGCGAGGCACCCTTCACGATGCCGGCGATGTCCACGAAGCTCACGGTGGCAGGCAGAAGCGCCTTGGAACCGTAGATCTTGGCCAGCTCGGCCAGGCGCGGCTCGGGCACACCCACCACGCCGACATTGGGCTCGATCGTGGCGAACGGGTAGTTCGCAGCGAGCACATTGTTGCGGGTCAGCGCGTTGAACAGCGTTGACTTGCCCGCATTGGGGAGACCGACGATTCCGATGGTGAGTGCCACGTCGCACAAGCCTAGTTGGTCGGATGCCCGGGGCACGAACCGGCTGGCTGCACCCGTCAGCAGGCTCAGCCCCGCAATTGCGCGTCCACAAGGCCGTTCACCACGCGTTCACCTTCTGGGCGGAGGGTGCCCCGGCTTTCACAAAAGTTAAATGGTCCATCTATTCTGATTGACGTCCTAAAGAATCTCGGGGGAGATCATGAACGAACATCCTGAACCCAGGCGCGCCCTGCCTGACGAGGGTCCACATCTGCGCAAGCCTCTGTTGGCACTCGGTGCCGGCCTCGCCGTCGCCGCCGTCGCCGGTGGCACCTTCTTGGCACTGCAGTCCGCGACGAAGCAGCCGGCAATGCCCCGGAGCGGGGATGCCCCAAGACGGCGACCCTGCTGGTCGATCCCGCGTGGGTGGACTCCGTATCGGAGGCCGCCGACGCGTGGGGCCGTTCGACGGACGACGACGGATGCCATCCCGTCGAGGTGACGCCGCAGCTGTCGGCCATCGTCGCCCGCGACGGCTTCGGTAGTGCCGACGGTTGGATCCCGGAAGACCTCAGCGTGCAGCAGGGCGCCACGGATGCCGGCCTGCGTCAGGTGAAGGCCACCACCCTGGGCACCTCTCCCCTCGTCCTGGTGAACACGCCCGAGGCGGGCGAGGCCCTCAAGGGCGGCCTGCAGGGTGAGACGCTGCGCCGAATGGTCACGCTCGACGAGACGTGGGCCAACCATGGTCACAAGGAGTGGGGCCGGTTCAAGCTGGTGCTGCCCAATCCGGACATCACCGCCTCGGGTGCCGCCGCCTTCGCCAGTCTGATGGGTCAGGCGGGCCGCGGCACGACGCCACCCACCAATCCCGTCACGGCCCCCCGGACCAGCGCAACATGGCCAAGGTGGAGCAGCGCATCGTGGCCCGCACCGAGCTGACCGACGTCCTCAACTCACTGGCCAGCGATCCCGCCGACGAGAACGGCCGAACCCCGGCGGGGCCCCGGACGGGGGTCACCACGCTGACTCTGGCGCTTCGCTCGGGTGGTCTGCAGGCCAGCTATCTGGACACCCGCACGGGCCTGACGATGGCCCTGGCCAATGCGACGGGTCATGACACGTTGAAGTCCTTCGCCACCTGGCTGGGTACAGGCGAGGGCAGCAGGGCCCTTGCGATGGGCGGTGTCACCACCCGGAGTGCGGCCCCTGCCCAGGATCGCGTCGCCGCGCTGGGTCTGCCGGTCAAGGCGCCCACCGTCGTCCCTTTGGCCGGCAAGGACCTGCAGGCGAGTCGGATGGCGCTGCAGGCCTTCTCCAAGCGGACCTCGGCCTTGATGGTGCTGGACACCTCGGGCTCGATGCAGGAGCCGTTGGGGCCCGGTGGCCCCCGTCGGATCGACGCCGTGACACGGCTGGCCCTGGGCAGCTCGGACAGCTGCCCGCCGGGCATGGCCAATGGTCTGATCACCTTCAACTCCAGCAATGACGCCGCCCAGAAGCCCAATGTGCAGACCGTCGTCCCCTTGGAGCGGGACACCACCAAGACGTGGGTGGCCGCCCAGCCCAAGTACCAGCAGGCGTTGATGACGATGCAGACCGGCGGTGGCACTCCCCTGTACGAGGCGATTGCGACGGCGTGGCGGCACAACACCACGAACTTCCAGGCGGGTCTGGACAACCGGATCTTCGTGATCACCGATGGCCGCAATGAGGATGCCAAGGGCAGCTTGAACTGGAAGCAGTTGATGAAGGCGTTGCCCAAGGAGCCGGACCCTGAGCGCCCCATCAAGGTGACCTATGTAGCGCTGGGCCCGGATGCGGACTTCGCTGCGCTGCAGAGGATTGCGCAGGCCACCGGCCAGACCGCGATGCGGGTCAATTCCGTCGACGAGCTGCAGACCAAGATGACCCAGCTGGTGGCCGGCTGATCCTCGGCCTTAGGACTCCCCGGTGGCTCACGCCGGGGTCTGCACGGCAGCTGAAGTCTCTCGGGCCGCGGTGGTTTCCGGCTTCGGGGCCACGCTGGGGGCCGGCTGGGTGGTCTGCGGGGGCGGTGCGCCTCCCGTGGATTCCTGCGGCGGGGCGGGCTGGCTCGCGGGCGGCCTGGTCACGGGGTCGGGCGCCACGGAGCTGGTCTCGGTTTCCGCCGGCCTGGTATTCGCCGGCTGGGTGTCCACCGGCTGGGGGTTCACCGGTTGCCGGTGCACGGGCCGTCGGGTGGAGGGCGCGGTCGCGGGCTGGGTCCAGCGCGGAGCCGTGGAGGTGGCCGTCGGTTCCGATCGGTTGTCCGCCTCGGTGTCCTTGGGCACGTAGCCACCGTTCCCGTTCGTCTCGGCCTCGCGAGTCCAACTCGGGCTGGGTGTCGGGGTCGGTGTCGGGGTCGGCTTGGGAGTGGGCTTCGGGCTCGGGGTGGCCTTCTTGCTGGCGACGGGGCTCTCGCTCGGCGTCGACGCCGGGATGGCGACGATGGGATCGTCGTGGCCGCCGCGGAGCAGCTCCGGGTGGGCTGTCCACAGGTATCCGCCGGTACTCATGGCCACTCCGGCCAATCCCAGCGCCCACGCCTGCCGGCGTCGGGCGGACACGGCCCGGGCGATCGCCAGCACCATCAGCGCAAGTCCGCCGAAGAAGAGCGGGAACCACAGCCCGGCCACCAATCCGGCGATGACGAGATAGGTCGCCAGCAGCGGGATCAGGATCTTGGGGCGCATCAGCCGACGCATGGTCCTCCTTGGTCAGGAAAATCGGGAGATGCACCTGGGTGCATCTCCCGATCTCGTCAGTACGTCAGCGCCACAGGCCCTTGGTGTCGATCACGACGTGATCGGCAAGGCGGGTACGGTCCAGGTTCTTGAAGACTGTGTGGTCCACCAGCAGGACCACGACGTCGGCCTGCTCCAGCGCCTCGTCAAGACCCATCAGGTCCACGCCACGGCCGGCCAGTGACTTGGGCAGCGCATCCACGTGCGGCTCGACGGCAATGACCTTGGCGTCGGTGAGTTCCTTGGCCAGTGTCTGCACGATGGCGATCGACGGGGACTCGCGCAGGTCGTCGATGTCGGCCTTGAAGGCCAGGCCGAGGCAGGCGACGACGGCACCGGGGCGCCCTTCGACGGCCTTGCGCACCTGCTCGACGACCCATGCGGGCTTGCCGTCGTTCACCTCGCGGGCGGTGCGGATCAGTCGGGCTTCCTCGGGGGTGGTGGAGACGATGAACCACGGGTCGACGGCGATGCAGTGTCCGCCGACGCCGGGGCCGGGCTGCAGGATGTTCACCCGGGGGTGCTTGTTGGCCAGTTCGATCAGTTCCCACACGTCGATGCCCAGCTTGTCGCTGATCAGCGAGAGCTCGTTGGCGAAGGCGATGTTCACGTCGCGGAAGGCGTTCTCGGTGAGCTTGGCCATCTCGGCGGTGGTGGCGTCGGTCTGGTGCAGGTCACCATCACCGCCAGCCTGCTGCGTGTACTGGACCCGAGCTTTCGCGTCGAGCTGCCCGCGCTGCGCCGACGTTCCGCATGGGAGCCCGGCCGGGTGCTGCACGTGCTGACGAACCACCTGCCGCAAACACGTTCGGGCTACACACTGCGCTCCAATGCGATCCTTCGCGCCCAGGCAGAGCTTGGCTGGCAGGTGGAGGCGGCCACCCGGATCGGCTATCCGGTGACGGTGGGCCATCTGGGCAATCCGGAGGTGCAGTACGTCGACGGCATTGCAGTGCACCGGCTGATTCCGTGGGTGATGCCCGCGGAGGAGGACGAGCGGCTGGCCGCGTATGCGCGGCTGCTGGACCGCGTCGCCGAGCACCGACGTCCCAGCATCCTGCAGACGCTGCAGCCCCTGATCGGCGTCCCGATCGACCACGTCGCCAAGGTTGACTTCGACGGCTTCAAGAACATGACCGACGCCCTGGGCGGCGTCACGCTGAAGACCGACGAGGGTCAGCAGACGATGAACGGTACGGAGGCCCTCAAGTGGGTACGCGAACGCAAGAGCCTGAGCCAGGGTGACATCAGCCGTGGCCAGCGCCAGATGCAGTTCATCCGCGCCGTGCTGATGAAGGGGCTGAGCAAGGAGACGCTCAGCAACCCCGCCGAGGTTGCCCGCTTCCTCGACGCCGGCACCCAGAACATGGTGGTGGATGATGCCTTGACCACCAACAAGATGCAGTCCATCGCGCTGAGCATGCGCAATGTTGGCAGCAACAGCATCAAGATGAACACGGCCCCGTGGACCGGTGTCGACACCGGCCCCTACGGCATGA from the Luteococcus japonicus genome contains:
- a CDS encoding site-specific DNA-methyltransferase; its protein translation is MIRDAHEANEAARPNDFELTRLRAALPGYFDKDGDFRLDRLQEALSSADVSMTREGYELKFLGKSYAKYLTSTRTETVVVPDVEHNAEATNAGSENLYIVGDNLDALKHLLGSYAGKVKCIYIDPPYNTGSDGFVYVDDFGFTAKDLVEKVGLDEDEAQRVIALQGKSSHSAWLTFMYPRLDLAKELLTDDGVIFVSIDDNEQANLKALCDEVFGEQGFVATVAVKNNPRGRQSNTSIAPVHDYILIYSKAAATAGIGGKRLTQAQRDEYKFEDENGNYRLLGLRQRGVASLREDRPDMFFPIYVNPESEEISLAEQAGWHEVLPRKSDGRDGRWMWGKVKCLAETDRLVAKFVARRGEYDISVKDYLNRDGLIERTKKSFTIWDDKGFNQQVGTQEVKELLAGDIASYPKPTPLLEEVVQLGAGPQDIVMDFFSGSGTTAEAVMRANAFDDGSRKFIMVQIPDVIDSGDAAYAAGYRTIDEIGRARITKAAIKVKNETGAAIDTGFKLFRLQEPSVKTLDEMQSFDPNEETLLLDDFVSKFAFDGTPGAQVALATWLVEDGFGLTAEVTCVELDEYELQVCDDTGYVIEPGLSSADAMALVAKLEAGELDLKRLVIFGYSVSFSVMHELKQNLRSLRSGQTVTVIERY
- the ychF gene encoding redox-regulated ATPase YchF, which encodes MALTIGIVGLPNAGKSTLFNALTRNNVLAANYPFATIEPNVGVVGVPEPRLAELAKIYGSKALLPATVSFVDIAGIVKGASQGEGMGNAFLANIREADAICQVTRVFVDEDVTHVDGRVNPANDIDTVTTELILADLQTLEKAVPRVEKEARIKKETRPKLEAMLKAQEVLNSGQTIFASGMDTEELRELMLLTAKPFIYVFNCDQDELANDELKEKMRAVVAPAEAIFLDAKFEAELTEMEEDEAREFLEEAGVTEPGLDVLARVGYDTLGLQSYLTAGPKECRAWTIPKGATAPEAAGVIHTDFQKGFIKAEVISYQDLVDLGSVKAAREAGKARLEGKDYVMQDGDVVEFRTGLTSGGKK
- a CDS encoding substrate-binding domain-containing protein; translated protein: MDSVSEAADAWGRSTDDDGCHPVEVTPQLSAIVARDGFGSADGWIPEDLSVQQGATDAGLRQVKATTLGTSPLVLVNTPEAGEALKGGLQGETLRRMVTLDETWANHGHKEWGRFKLVLPNPDITASGAAAFASLMGQAGRGTTPPTNPVTAPRTSATWPRWSSASWPAPS
- a CDS encoding vWA domain-containing protein, with amino-acid sequence MEQRIVARTELTDVLNSLASDPADENGRTPAGPRTGVTTLTLALRSGGLQASYLDTRTGLTMALANATGHDTLKSFATWLGTGEGSRALAMGGVTTRSAAPAQDRVAALGLPVKAPTVVPLAGKDLQASRMALQAFSKRTSALMVLDTSGSMQEPLGPGGPRRIDAVTRLALGSSDSCPPGMANGLITFNSSNDAAQKPNVQTVVPLERDTTKTWVAAQPKYQQALMTMQTGGGTPLYEAIATAWRHNTTNFQAGLDNRIFVITDGRNEDAKGSLNWKQLMKALPKEPDPERPIKVTYVALGPDADFAALQRIAQATGQTAMRVNSVDELQTKMTQLVAG
- a CDS encoding nucleotide sugar dehydrogenase, which codes for MAKLTENAFRDVNIAFANELSLISDKLGIDVWELIELANKHPRVNILQPGPGVGGHCIAVDPWFIVSTTPEEARLIRTAREVNDGKPAWVVEQVRKAVEGRPGAVVACLGLAFKADIDDLRESPSIAIVQTLAKELTDAKVIAVEPHVDALPKSLAGRGVDLMGLDEALEQADVVVLLVDHTVFKNLDRTRLADHVVIDTKGLWR
- a CDS encoding LCP family protein — encoded protein: MQVTITASLLRVLDPSFRVELPALRRRSAWEPGRVLHVLTNHLPQTRSGYTLRSNAILRAQAELGWQVEAATRIGYPVTVGHLGNPEVQYVDGIAVHRLIPWVMPAEEDERLAAYARLLDRVAEHRRPSILQTLQPLIGVPIDHVAKVDFDGFKNMTDALGGVTLKTDEGQQTMNGTEALKWVRERKSLSQGDISRGQRQMQFIRAVLMKGLSKETLSNPAEVARFLDAGTQNMVVDDALTTNKMQSIALSMRNVGSNSIKMNTAPWTGVDTGPYGMSIVNMSEPQMKVLAEHLSNDTMGSYVDNVSPKSGFGG